From the genome of Bactrocera oleae isolate idBacOlea1 chromosome 2, idBacOlea1, whole genome shotgun sequence, one region includes:
- the rec gene encoding DNA replication licensing factor REC isoform X2 — protein MNPTGTRPTGRFIRGRARGGGAFRPYFYFRRNGRTIPAGGRGNSNAQARANYSGCRGQRRGGMQNNYYAHPPNVVLDSSFLRPECYAAPDDIQHTVQSFRADMPLHCPGWHLYFPQEPYKEISEVANRIKAVEEYYIKQQEIYDLKQIQDEKCFRLEAIHVCGDKALTTLWPQLKEDLLERTQRTLATFAVAMHKVLTMSAVNSATSQQACSNSAYVPRCTLPRKTYARLNGFAEINLISDLDRSMIGNLCSVRGVVSAIGIVEAAASWIAYKCPRCGQEQSMKQTGFYVSRPNSCKREGCLAKKNFIEQRSSPFTRITPQQIIQLQETNIQAPIDREYDTSNMIDVELRYDLVDTLVAGEEVIICGIIKIRTLDDEQNANPCSTVTTSKIYMKAVSINKAKRLGHIFTQRDMDVISMINSEPDSFKLLSHSVAPELHGQEIVKAGILLSLFGGAGSQIHDESEINVLLVGDPGIGKSHLLEMSAKISTRGTFLSGKHWSPATQSLTTALQGRTHHILSSGALTISKTGQCAIDDIDRLASQQDILVQIMQSKMVSLPFPNLYATIAMPTSVIAAANPLRGHYDHSRILTENTRLSNALLQQFHLVFLLLDKSNKDLDTSLTEHIRAIHDGIKKNTAIAQRFDKKPKTNNSMSLTLSDDESDDEQYDLSERLKLKNDDFKEEELDLLPPILLKKFIAYARQQLRPLLNDEAAEALKTFYMSLRDKVGEEQSRSVTTRFKIIMIEIICIINMKCCGGEVVCLTYADFVFLNKLPCCNNYIIKKNVLHK, from the exons atgaaTCCTACAGGCACGCGACCCACAGGTCGATTTATACGTGGTCGCGCACGTGGTGGTGGTGCTTTTCGTCCTTATTTTTACTTTCGTCGCAACGGACGTACAATACCAGCTGGTGGACGCGGAAATAGCAATGCACAGGCTCGTGCTAATTATTCAGGCTGCCGTGGGCAACGACGTGGAGGAatgcaaaataattattatgcCCACCCACCCAATGTAGTATTAGATTCGTCTTTTTTACGGCCAGAGTGCTATGCTGCGCCTGATGATATTCAACACACAGTGCAAAGCTTTCGAGCGGATATGCCGCTACATTGCCCTGGCTGGCATTTGTATTTCCCGCAAGAACCCTATAAGGAAATATCAGAGGTAGCAAATCGTATTAAAGCAGTTGAAGAGTATTACATAAAGCAGCAGGAGATTTatgatttaaaacaaatacaagACGAAAAATGCTTTAGGTTGGAAGCAATACATGTTTGTGGCGACAAGGCGCTTACAACTCTGTGGCCTCAGTTGAAGGAAGACTTGCTGGAGCGAACACAACGTACTTTAGCTACATTTGCGGTCGCCATGCACAAAGTATTAACAATGTCTGCTGTAAATAGTGCAACAAGTCAACAGGCATGTAGCAATAGCGCTTATGTGCCTCGTTGTACATTACCGCGAAAAACATACGCTCGACTGAACGGTTTTgcagaaattaatttaatttcggaTTTGGACAGATCAATGATAGGGAACTTATGCAGCGTACGTGGTGTCGTTTCTGCCATAGGCATAGTAGAAGCGGCGGCCTCATGGATTGCATATAAATGTCCACGATGCGGACAAGAGCAATCTATGAAGCAAACCG GATTTTACGTATCACGACCGAATAGCTGCAAAAGAGAAGGCTGTCTCGCGAAAAAGAATTTTATAGAACAGCGTTCTTCACCTTTTACACGCATCACCCCTCAGCAAATTATACAACTTCAGGAGACCAACATACAAGCGCCTATTGACAGAGAATACGATACATCAAACATGATTGATGTCGAGTTAAGATACGACTTAGTTGATACGCTCGTAGCGGGTGAGGAGGTAATTATTTGTGGCATAATTAAAATACGTACATTGGATGACGAGCAGAATGCAAATCCATGTTCCACTGTAACTACAAGTAAAATCTACATGAAAGCTGTTTCCATAAACAAAGCAAAACGTTTGGGACACATATTCACTCAACGTGATATGGATGTTATTTCCATGATAAACTCGGAGCCAGATAGTTTTAAGCTTCTATCACATTCAGTGGCACCGGAGTTACATGGTCAAGAGATAGTGAAAGCAGGTATCTTGCTGTCGTTATTTGGTGGAGCTGGTTCACAAATACATGACGAGTCGGAGATTAACGTCTTATTAGTGGGCGATCCGGGTATTGGTAAATCTCATTTGCTCGAAATGTctgcaaaaatttcaacaagag GCACATTCCTCAGTGGCAAACATTGGTCGCCCGCCACACAGTCTTTAACCACCGCACTTCAAGGTCGTACACATCACATTCTCAGTTCGGGTGCACTCACTATTTCTAAAACGGGTCAATGCGCTATCGATGATATTGATCGTTTAGCTTCCCAGCAAGACATTTTAGTGCAGATAATGCAGTCGAAAATGGTTTCACTACCATTCCCCAATTTGTATGCAACTATAGCCATGCCGACATCGGTTATTGCTGCCGCAAACCCACTTCGTGGCCACTACGATCACTCGCGAATACTCACCGAAAACACTCGTTTGAGCAACGCATTACTTCAGCAGTTTCACTTAGTATTTCTACTATTAGATAAGTCGAACAAAGATTTGGACACCTCATTAACAGAGCACATAAGAGCAATACATGACGGCATTAAGAAGAATACGGCGATTGCACAACGCTTCgataaaaaaccgaaaacaaataaTTCCATGAGTTTAACATTGAGTGATGATGAATCAGATGATGAGCAATATGATTTAAGTGAACGTTTAAAGCTAAAAAATGATGATTTCAAAGAGGAGGAATTAGATTTGCTGCCACCGATATTATTGAAGAAATTCATAG CATACGCACGCCAACAATTACGCCCTTTATTGAATGATGAAGCTGCCGAAGCGCTTAAAACGTTTTATATGAGTTTACGTGACAAAGTAGGCGAAGAGCAAAGTCGCAGTGTAACGACAag